The DNA sequence CTGGTGGAGGAAGAGGGTAATCCAAATCTGAAACTACGGGTATTTGTCACCGGAGGCGGATGCTCCGGTTTTCAGTACGGCTTCTCCTTTGATGAAGAAGTTGCCGAAGATGATACCTTGATCGAATCCAGTGGAATCACCGTGTTGGTGGATCCGTTGAGCTATCAGTACCTGGTGGGCGGTACAGTGGATTATGAAGAGGGGCTCTCCGGTGCCCGCTTCCTGGTCAGTAACCCCAATGCCAGTACTACCTGTGGCTGTGGAGCGTCATTCTCGGTCTAGCAGGAGTGAACTATGATTCGCGCACTGTGGTTGGTTGTTTTATCTTCTTTGATGATGTGCTTGGCAAGCGTCGCTGAGCAGGAGCAACCGCCAAAAACCACAGTGCCAATCGTGATGGGCGAAGAGCATAACCCGGCGGATGAACCGCCAGGGTATGTCGCCCGCTTCGGATTGAACAATCCGGAGGATGTAAATGTTGCTCTTAAGCGTGCAGAGCAGATTTACCAGGATAGTGGCCTTGATGACAGCCTCCCGCCGATTATCTTTATTATCCATGGCCCCGAAGCGGCTATCTTCCTGAAAGAAAACTATTCAATCTATAAAGAAATTGTTGATCGCGCCGCACGACTGTCGGCGTTCAAGGTCATTGACGTCAAGGTTTGTGAAACCCGCCTTGGGGTTATGCAGGCACTGGACAAGCCACTGCATCCATTTGTGGGAACGGTGAAATTAGGTCCGGCAGAAATCGAGCGTCTGCGTCAGGAAGAGCAATTTGATTTGTTTTAGCACGTCCAATTTTATCCGATAACACTTTATTGAGAATTTGCCTTGTCGGCCCCCGCAAA is a window from the Porticoccaceae bacterium LTM1 genome containing:
- the erpA gene encoding iron-sulfur cluster insertion protein ErpA, which codes for MSEIETFVPVALQVTDNAVAKVKSLVEEEGNPNLKLRVFVTGGGCSGFQYGFSFDEEVAEDDTLIESSGITVLVDPLSYQYLVGGTVDYEEGLSGARFLVSNPNASTTCGCGASFSV
- a CDS encoding acyl-CoA transferase, which encodes MIRALWLVVLSSLMMCLASVAEQEQPPKTTVPIVMGEEHNPADEPPGYVARFGLNNPEDVNVALKRAEQIYQDSGLDDSLPPIIFIIHGPEAAIFLKENYSIYKEIVDRAARLSAFKVIDVKVCETRLGVMQALDKPLHPFVGTVKLGPAEIERLRQEEQFDLF